The nucleotide sequence ACTGATCAATTAAACGAGACCAACAAATCCATTTCTCTCATTGAAATTCAAGGGGGCTCTGTGGTTGAAGATGAGAGGCCATAGTTTTGAATACCTACTTTATTGGATATTTATTGCTGTCATGTAATGTGAGGCCAATATTTAATATCCCAATTGGTACAGACTCCCAAGTGCACACTTTGGCAAGGCAATGTTGCATGGATTGTCTGGTTAATGTCTGTTGTGGAGCATGCAATGTCATGTTCACATCGAGTCCATGAAAATGGCCTAATTTCTTGTAGCCCACTCTGAATTTCCCTCCTTTCcatgtattttgcattatttgccTTGTCTTACAACTGTGGATGTTGCGTTATGTGCCAACACAGGCTGTGTAGTGAATTTTTATGTATGATCCCTTGGGTTAAAAACACCCTGCCTGGTGCAAATTTCCTTTGAACCATGGAAAACCTGCAGGTAGACTTAAGCAGAGAGCATTTCTCCTGAGCCTGTTTTCACTGGATCTTGTAATTCCATTGTCTAGCCTGCAGAACTAATGAACATTAGCTTATCATCTTAGTCTTCCCTTtcactttttgtctttttgtctcttGCCAAGTTTACGTTTGGAATGAGAATTTGATCTGCGTTGTGAAACAAGTGTAACAGGGCTGACGCTGTTTTGCTGCAAGGTGAAGTTGTTGTCAGAGTAGAGCAGTCCCTGTTCTTCTCTTAGCCTCTCGTATACCTCTTGATACAGACTGTTTAGGCTTTGCTTAATTTCCCTGAGTGAGCACGAGATCTCAGACTTTTCCCTGAGCAGTCTAGCACGGTGGCGTCGCAGGCCATCTACGTTACGCTCTAATCCCAGTAAGATACCTAGTTTCCTTCGTCTACAGTTTTGTGCGGCCATTTTGTTTTTACCCCTGCGACGTATGTCTCTGATAAGCGTGAGCTGAGCCTCGTTGAGACGATATTTTGCTAGCAACTCATTGAACTCGTCAACAGGTAAATTTATGATACATTCGTTGGGGAATGGAATATTCAAGGCACGAGCATGTTTCTCATCCCGACTCGACATATGATCCAGCGTGTTCTCCTCAAATGGATCATCGATGGggtgttttgtatattttttctGACTGAAAGATTGAGGTTGGTTGTAGGTGTGATCATGTCCAATGTGCTCAAGCCAGGGGAGACGATGAAACTGCCTGGCTTCCAAATAACTTctatgacacatttttgtttcttcTGGCGTGTAGCCACCTACAGCTCCTTCCTCTTCCTTGACATTGGTGTAGCCCACAGCCCCTTCCTCAGGCATGAAACCAGGTGATGGGCTGGAAGGTGATGAGGAGCATGAAGATGATAAGGAACTAGAAGACATAGATCTACTAGTGGAAGTGGGGCTTTGGCTATAGTTCAGGGATAAACCAGAGTCAGAATCTGCTTTGTTTTGCTCCTCAAATTGGGCAGGCTGTGTCTGGCTAAATCCTTCCAAAGCAAAATCGATAAGGCCAATTTCATCAAGCATGGCCTCTTCCAAAAGAGAATCTAAAGGGACTGTTAGGCCTTCTTGCTCAAACAAGGCAGGTAGGTTGTTACTGTTAACTGAACTATTAGTCCCAGGGGTCAGAAGGAGATCTATGATATCAGAGTCTTCAAAAGCTACATTTATATTAGAAGAGGTTTCCAAGTTAAGATTTTGCATGGAGTTTTCATCCGTCATGATGCTGTTTGTGCTGGGACCTTCTGTGATTGGTGGCAGGGTGGCTTGGTGAAGGCTAACATCCTGATGAATTAAGTTTTCCATGGATCCAACACTCCTGTCTGACTCACTCATACTGAGGACAGAATCACTAATTGTTTCAACTGTATCCATGCCCTGTAAAGTAAAACAAGTTGAAACCCACAGAAAAAGTCCACAGATAATTGAAACTTAAGActtcaaaacaataaataaattgtcTGTAAAATGGTTACCTGTGACTCCATGATGGCCAAAACATCTTGCCACTGTTGCTCTAGGCTGAATGTGGATTCCTGTTCAGGCAAAAAGGGTGAGATGAGGGGCCTCTGGAAATTAAGTGTATGTTCTTCTACATTCTGAACATCAGGACCTGTCAGCTgagaaaataaatacatgagGAATATTTTGAGCTTTTAAATTTACCTTCaggtctttctttctctttctagcACTAAAGGGTGATATGTCCTGTAGGTTTTTACCTCTGGATCCTCTTCTGAGAAGTTAACATCGATGAAACGCAAGCACTCTTCAATGGAAAGAGAAGTGTCCTCCCTTATGCCAGACAACTGAAAGAGGAGAATGTGAGCTTTAGGAAAAGCTTTAATGAATCTCAAATCACTGTTATCTGTCAAGGTCAGACAAAGGCGCCAATGTTGCACTGCACAGGAATGTGGAAAGTCTTAATCAAGGTTAGCATCAAACAGACAGCTTTCATATTTATGACTACAACTAAGCAGCCTTTGCAAATCTGCAGTGAGGCATTCAGTGCCAAATTCTACATTATGCACCTTTTATGTGGATTCAAAAGGTATTTTTCATCCAATTCATGGCTTCACAAACTCAATACTTTGTAACACTAGGTCAGTGtacacatttttatgtaaatataattGGTTATAGTTTGCTAATCTTATTAGACTGCAACGTTTCTGTCAAAGACCTTCTGAAGAATTATAAAGGTATGATACTATGTCAAAGATTTGTAAGGTACGACAGTGTCTGtgactttttctccttttttcaccctgtggcaaggcggagggtggggccgggtcatgatcttacacacccggtcccgtattaggctaatcaagtcttcgagagggataaaggttgactgcagaggatcgtgcgggagagagagatcgtttacggacatgtccgtcaagtgtgtgtttgtcttttatttaagttgttaattaaaccattatttatattgtcaagcctgttctcgcctcctcttttccactGATCACGTTACACACCCATTGTGTTGAATGTGTCCTGCACGCTTGCCTACAACCAACCATGTGTCCAAAAGGTGCAAATATTTAAGCAAATATATTCAAAGTGATTCTGCTGGAAATTACTCTTCAATTCTTTCACATTACgttatattaaatattgttttatattataggGTAAATTGATTTTTAAGAAAACTTTTAGGTATATTCACTTAAAACAAAGCCATCATACCTGCACATCCtctccaaacatttggctgctaAATGGATTTGTATTTGTCCAGCCATCCACCATAaactcatcttcctcctcctcatcatcatcaaacAAGGTGAGAGGTTGGATTCCTACATTTTCCAACTGGTCCTGGTGGATGTTTTGCGGAGGTCCCTGTTCCCACAATAAAGACATACCATCTCCTTCCTGCAAATTAAAAATGAAGGAGTAAGTGTAGTCTTTCTCACTTTCAGGCAGCAAGAAGGAAATACAGAAATGTTCCCAAATGGACAGGAATGTTTGGAGTCGTGGCCATATCAGCTTTGGAATGCAATTGAAGGTTTTGCAAATAAACTAGTGCTTAGGTGAGTCAGGATGGTCCATCTTTATGATGCAATGCTGGTGACTGGATTTCTTTTATTTATCTCCATTGGTAAGTCgaacaaaaaaaaatagcatCAAATGTAAAATGCACAAATACTTATACATATTGCAGATACAAGAGAATGGTGGCTTTCAAATGTCTAGCTCTCATGATGTATTTGAGGCCCTGAGAgtaaacattattaatatttatataatattcaaacatgtacatactgtatataagccTACCTAATATAAGGGGTGAGGGTAAAAGTGTGGCATGACACATCTTACTGAGAAATATTATTGCTTGGTTTGATAATTATACATAAATCATTAGCACAAACTGAGCGTTACACTTTTACGGGATGCTTTATATCCAGTCATAAAATGATGTACTATGAAGTTATCATCTTGTAGCTATCATAGGCTCTTGCCTTAAACTCCCCCACCTCAGGTTTCAATGAATTAATTACTGTCActctatttttatcaagttattaTTACTTTTCAATATGGGACACACATTTGCAGACACTTCAAACAATCAGTTTTTGACTATAAATAGACCTAACCTTTCCTTAGTCTGGACAGGGATTAATGAAGCTGATTGGTGTCTgtgctgttattgttgttattggTAGTCCCCTTAGCCACCAGAGATGTTTGTAGTCCATTTGGAAAGTAGTCTAAAACATTTTAGTATTAGGGGAATAACAAACCAAGTCCCCCAGAGTAAGGGTGTGCAGCTTATTCAAAGAAATAGGATACAAAACACCTTCAACAGCACCACATTTCACCTCCAAACATATGCTCATTCAGAGAGGGGGCTAGACAAGGTCAATGtgtctgtttacattttaaacttaagGTATGTGGAGCACTGAAAGATATCTTCCTGTACTATCTGTTGGAGGAAGGGTCCTGGACAACTGATCAGTAGCCAGTAAACAGGCGTTGCGAAAGCAAATGTACATGTCTCCTCAGATTACAAAACTAGCCGGACTGGTGATGTGGACGCCAAGATCCAAGCGAGCACATGCTTGGGCATGTTTAAGTGCAGTCAAATGTCTAGTCTGGGGTCACAACTAGCCTGCCTGGTCAAGTACAGCTGCCATTGTTTGAACTACATTGATGCAGGGAGGGGGATTTTGATATGTCTCTGGTTCCTGCCCCTCTCATCAAGTTTGCTTATCTTCCTAGTTGTACAGCAGtcagcaaaaataaaattatgtttaggTACAAAAATAGGATCTCTTCATTATGTTTAAGCCAAACATGAAGCTTAAGAAGTTCCCTTTTGATTCTGCAGCGGAGAAACAACACGCATTATACGCAGTGTTTCTCTTGTTATTTTGATTTGTATTAGTGGAATGAATGGCCAATTTCACTGATTCATAAtaatcaaactgatcaaatgatTTGACATCCTAAGCTGCATACAGTTTACATTTGCAgttgtgttttttgttattgttgttttgcaATGCGCAGTCACAAAGGTAATTAAATCATCTGGACAAATGAATCAGAGTAGAGGTattaattttctctttaaaatgtagTAAAAATTAAAAGGAAACTAAACCGAAATATTTAGTAAGTAAAGTAGAAATCCTCAGAAATGTACTTAACCCTTGAGCGACTTTCTGGACATTGTTGTCTTCATTTGGATttatgccaacggcatacattttgccaaaggtgtgtatttttggggagAATTTTGTTCCTATAATACTGTACATCTAGAATACActctgtacacaaaatagttacactcaggaccttaaggcaAAAATGTCCCCTTTgacaatatttgatcccagtgccattaaaatataaaaacatgaattctatgacattatgctttcattccggagccctggcttcaaaatataAAGTTTTCATATGTTCCATgagatggtgccatttttctcacatttagcctatggagcaaatacagg is from Xyrauchen texanus isolate HMW12.3.18 chromosome 8, RBS_HiC_50CHRs, whole genome shotgun sequence and encodes:
- the nfe2l1a gene encoding endoplasmic reticulum membrane sensor NFE2L1a — encoded protein: MLDLKKYLTEGLIQVAIVLSLAGMHVDVDPYLPPLSEIILDTSSAIPQTQFHNLQNILDGCNLHPKSIDLDGFFTTRRLLSWVRSLDRLQVPAAELDAWLVHREPENGVSISAQMGLLVEDDGLEDAEDSSELSMRLGSGGELGYDIAEDETLGTLGHMSRGLNHSDHDDLIKEEGDGMSLLWEQGPPQNIHQDQLENVGIQPLTLFDDDEEEEDEFMVDGWTNTNPFSSQMFGEDVQLSGIREDTSLSIEECLRFIDVNFSEEDPELTGPDVQNVEEHTLNFQRPLISPFLPEQESTFSLEQQWQDVLAIMESQGMDTVETISDSVLSMSESDRSVGSMENLIHQDVSLHQATLPPITEGPSTNSIMTDENSMQNLNLETSSNINVAFEDSDIIDLLLTPGTNSSVNSNNLPALFEQEGLTVPLDSLLEEAMLDEIGLIDFALEGFSQTQPAQFEEQNKADSDSGLSLNYSQSPTSTSRSMSSSSLSSSCSSSPSSPSPGFMPEEGAVGYTNVKEEEGAVGGYTPEETKMCHRSYLEARQFHRLPWLEHIGHDHTYNQPQSFSQKKYTKHPIDDPFEENTLDHMSSRDEKHARALNIPFPNECIINLPVDEFNELLAKYRLNEAQLTLIRDIRRRGKNKMAAQNCRRRKLGILLGLERNVDGLRRHRARLLREKSEISCSLREIKQSLNSLYQEVYERLREEQGLLYSDNNFTLQQNSVSPVTLVSQRRSNSHSKRKLGKRQKDKK